One genomic region from Myxococcota bacterium encodes:
- a CDS encoding class I SAM-dependent methyltransferase has product MLVTKIPFNAPASRARLEGLLSRLGLTSASRVLDVGCGRGEALSMLVESAGCRGFGVDPKPDEIALARERSRALDDRIEWHARKIEEVDVGGGFDAAICIGATHAFGPPGAALEKTLEALRAYVKPGGRLLIGEGYWKQDPAESYLRGTGFSRSDLRTHDENGQAGERRGFRLVHQETSSLEEWDRFENAFLETAEACFQGDPDNTDARRDREHWRAWNARYYEEGRSTLGFGFYVFECQGPAA; this is encoded by the coding sequence GTGCTCGTCACCAAGATCCCCTTCAATGCGCCGGCTTCTCGCGCGCGTTTGGAAGGCTTGCTCTCGAGACTCGGGCTGACGTCTGCCAGTCGCGTGCTCGACGTTGGATGTGGCCGAGGCGAAGCACTCTCGATGCTCGTCGAGTCGGCCGGGTGTCGCGGCTTCGGCGTGGATCCCAAGCCGGACGAGATCGCGCTGGCGCGCGAGCGATCGCGTGCCCTTGACGATCGTATCGAGTGGCACGCCCGGAAGATCGAAGAGGTCGACGTCGGCGGTGGCTTCGACGCGGCGATCTGCATCGGGGCGACGCATGCGTTCGGCCCGCCCGGGGCGGCTCTGGAGAAGACGCTCGAAGCACTACGAGCGTACGTGAAGCCGGGCGGCAGGCTTCTCATTGGCGAGGGGTATTGGAAGCAGGATCCGGCGGAGAGCTACCTGCGTGGCACCGGCTTCAGTCGGTCCGACCTCCGTACCCACGACGAGAATGGCCAGGCAGGCGAGCGACGCGGGTTTCGCCTGGTCCATCAAGAAACGAGCTCACTCGAGGAATGGGATCGCTTCGAGAATGCGTTCCTCGAGACGGCCGAAGCCTGTTTCCAAGGCGATCCGGACAACACGGATGCGCGTCGCGACCGAGAGCACTGGCGCGCATGGAACGCGCGCTACTACGAGGAAGGGCGTTCCACGCTGGGCTTCGGGTTCTACGTGTTCGAATGCCAGGGCCCCGCGGCCTGA
- a CDS encoding GNAT family N-acetyltransferase: protein MPVEIVEMRASQLLEAVDVWVRSRWDAEPWLEDRMGYSDEQNVSFFRDVICERNQVWVALDEERVVGVIAFDGDEVDQLHIAPGRQREGIGTALLEKAKGQSSGRLHLYTHQRNERARRFYEKSGFIAVKFGVSPEPEREPDVHYEWRASAPR from the coding sequence ATGCCTGTCGAGATCGTGGAGATGCGCGCGAGCCAATTGCTCGAGGCCGTCGACGTGTGGGTGCGATCCCGCTGGGACGCTGAACCCTGGCTCGAGGATCGCATGGGCTACTCGGACGAGCAGAACGTCTCCTTCTTTCGAGACGTGATCTGCGAACGCAACCAGGTCTGGGTGGCCCTCGATGAGGAGCGCGTCGTGGGGGTGATCGCCTTCGATGGCGATGAGGTCGACCAGCTGCACATCGCGCCCGGCCGACAGCGAGAGGGCATTGGCACGGCACTGCTCGAGAAGGCGAAAGGCCAGAGCTCGGGCCGCCTCCACCTGTACACACACCAGCGAAACGAGCGGGCACGACGCTTCTACGAGAAGAGCGGGTTCATCGCGGTGAAGTTCGGTGTGAGCCCCGAGCCGGAGCGGGAGCCCGACGTCCACTACGAGTGGCGTGCGAGCGCACCCCGGTAG
- a CDS encoding VOC family protein — protein MLWLDHVVRIVSDFASTEAWLHEHYGLVATRWEVFADSGVASRLFVLGGTGIELMGIQEHAKAAHHPFGQAVLKALAGGERWLGTAIGTDELDVHAARLGLSPTPISSVSSEGVLSEFRLLGNPLSNPPSLPFLIEWSEGTDPWPQAEAARNPDFSGVASVALSGDTKALSHHLGEDCDFLVVSEGAPRISAVTVSAGAGDVRIE, from the coding sequence ATGCTCTGGCTCGATCACGTGGTACGGATCGTGAGCGACTTCGCGTCGACCGAGGCGTGGTTGCATGAGCACTACGGTCTGGTGGCGACACGTTGGGAAGTCTTCGCCGACTCCGGCGTGGCGAGTCGACTCTTCGTGCTCGGAGGCACCGGAATCGAGCTCATGGGAATCCAGGAGCATGCGAAGGCGGCGCATCACCCTTTCGGTCAGGCGGTGCTGAAGGCCTTGGCCGGAGGAGAGCGCTGGCTGGGGACCGCCATCGGAACGGACGAGCTCGATGTGCACGCAGCCCGTCTAGGTCTCTCGCCGACGCCGATTTCGTCCGTCAGTTCAGAGGGAGTGCTCTCGGAGTTTCGTCTCCTAGGCAATCCGCTCTCGAACCCACCTTCGCTTCCCTTCCTGATCGAGTGGAGCGAGGGCACGGATCCGTGGCCCCAAGCCGAAGCCGCCCGCAACCCGGATTTCTCGGGGGTCGCTTCCGTAGCGCTTTCGGGTGATACGAAAGCCCTCTCCCATCACCTCGGGGAAGACTGCGACTTCCTCGTCGTTTCCGAGGGGGCTCCGCGGATCTCGGCGGTCACGGTGTCCGCGGGTGCGGGCGATGTGCGGATCGAGTAG
- a CDS encoding nitronate monooxygenase, giving the protein MIETPFTRLLGVTAPVQLASMPGISTPELVSAVADAGALGMLPAPFMTPGALEQVLEELGAKTAGTFGVNFLMPFLDRDCVAVAAQKSKLVEFFYGDPDPDIVEQAHAFGALVSWQVGSLAEAVAAESAGCDLVVAQGTEGGGHVRGRTSLFPLLSEVLGALRVPVIAAGGIATARDLAAVLVCGAAGARVGTRFVAAAESGAHPSYVKALIDAHAADTCLTEAFSVMWPNAPHRVLRSSITAAEALSEDIIGEVQLSDQTLPVQRLSVICPSKETTGHIEAMALYAGESVTNVRSVEPAASIVSDLVSGATAALARASGGGNRN; this is encoded by the coding sequence ATGATCGAGACACCCTTCACGCGGCTGCTCGGGGTAACGGCGCCTGTGCAGCTCGCGTCGATGCCCGGCATATCGACGCCCGAGCTGGTGTCCGCGGTCGCGGATGCAGGGGCCCTTGGCATGCTCCCCGCCCCCTTCATGACACCCGGCGCGCTCGAGCAGGTGCTGGAGGAGCTGGGAGCGAAGACCGCGGGCACCTTCGGCGTGAACTTCCTGATGCCCTTCCTGGATCGCGACTGCGTGGCGGTCGCTGCGCAGAAGTCGAAGCTCGTCGAGTTCTTCTACGGCGACCCGGACCCCGACATCGTCGAACAGGCGCACGCCTTCGGGGCCCTCGTGAGCTGGCAGGTGGGATCACTCGCGGAAGCCGTGGCGGCCGAAAGCGCTGGGTGTGATCTCGTGGTGGCCCAGGGGACCGAGGGCGGCGGGCACGTCCGGGGGCGCACGAGCCTCTTCCCGCTGCTCTCCGAAGTCCTGGGAGCCCTTCGGGTTCCGGTGATTGCCGCGGGCGGCATCGCCACTGCGCGAGACCTCGCCGCCGTCCTGGTCTGTGGAGCGGCCGGCGCGCGCGTGGGGACACGCTTCGTTGCTGCAGCAGAGTCTGGAGCCCACCCCTCTTACGTGAAGGCGCTGATCGACGCGCATGCCGCCGATACCTGTCTCACCGAAGCCTTCTCGGTGATGTGGCCCAACGCACCGCACCGCGTGCTCCGGAGTTCGATCACTGCGGCAGAGGCGCTGTCCGAGGACATCATCGGGGAGGTGCAGTTGAGCGACCAGACCCTTCCGGTCCAGCGCCTGTCCGTCATCTGCCCCTCCAAGGAAACCACGGGCCACATCGAGGCGATGGCGCTCTATGCGGGCGAGTCGGTGACCAACGTCCGCAGCGTGGAGCCCGCGGCGTCGATCGTCTCGGATCTCGTATCCGGCGCCACCGCTGCGCTGGCGCGCGCATCCGGCGGTGGCAACCGCAACTGA
- a CDS encoding transglycosylase domain-containing protein, which yields MSRSAKLILGIALVPGLLFALLVLGFLTWGYAQFPANTSPPDPSSVPEIVLDGFERHLDAGRDWYAARLFLYRDERALSNSAHNVAGTTAHLWIRAFWSPAERVAEVAHRGYFGHDFVGVESAARGYFGRPAEMLSPEEVAALVLLTRSPISPWCRRETFDKLASRSPGFARWSSSQMLRKLLPAPEGACKPARTR from the coding sequence GTGTCTCGATCGGCAAAGCTGATACTCGGAATCGCGCTCGTCCCCGGCTTGCTCTTCGCTCTCCTCGTCCTCGGCTTTCTCACGTGGGGTTATGCGCAGTTCCCGGCGAACACGAGCCCTCCCGACCCGTCCAGCGTCCCGGAGATCGTTCTCGATGGGTTCGAGCGGCATCTGGATGCCGGCCGAGATTGGTACGCGGCGCGACTCTTCCTCTACCGAGACGAGCGCGCGCTCTCGAACTCAGCTCACAACGTCGCCGGCACCACCGCACATCTCTGGATCAGAGCGTTCTGGTCACCCGCGGAGCGAGTCGCAGAAGTGGCGCATCGGGGATACTTCGGCCACGACTTCGTGGGCGTGGAGAGTGCGGCTCGAGGCTACTTCGGACGGCCCGCTGAGATGCTCTCGCCGGAGGAGGTTGCGGCCTTGGTGCTCCTCACCCGATCGCCAATCAGCCCCTGGTGTCGCAGGGAGACGTTCGACAAGCTCGCGTCACGATCGCCGGGGTTCGCCCGATGGAGTTCGTCGCAGATGTTGCGGAAACTCCTTCCCGCGCCAGAGGGCGCCTGCAAGCCCGCCCGAACTCGGTAG
- a CDS encoding signal peptidase I, translating to MKPNATSPIHGNAALAARDTRGWLLGHFMPGENNPLRTGDVEVKWYTHAEGEVRDAWAPPTGVSTLNILIRGHFVLRFPDEEVPLRSEGDFVFFGPDIAHSFRSVEESLVLTVRWPSRPAS from the coding sequence GTGAAACCGAACGCGACCTCTCCGATCCACGGAAACGCTGCCCTGGCGGCGCGAGACACCCGGGGCTGGCTCCTCGGGCATTTCATGCCCGGCGAGAACAACCCACTGCGGACCGGGGACGTAGAGGTGAAGTGGTATACGCACGCCGAGGGCGAGGTGCGCGATGCGTGGGCACCTCCCACGGGCGTCAGCACCCTCAACATCCTGATTCGCGGCCACTTCGTGCTGCGGTTTCCCGACGAGGAGGTCCCCTTGCGAAGCGAAGGCGACTTCGTCTTCTTCGGGCCCGACATTGCCCACTCGTTCCGGTCGGTCGAGGAGTCCCTCGTACTGACGGTGCGATGGCCTTCGCGGCCCGCGTCCTAG